A DNA window from Paralichthys olivaceus isolate ysfri-2021 chromosome 3, ASM2471397v2, whole genome shotgun sequence contains the following coding sequences:
- the aspm gene encoding abnormal spindle-like microcephaly-associated protein, translating to MAETSSSARRGFLEISPGRRGDADKENHVPVLSLIQFSKAPFVALGAVKLGTSRSVVLRVENPAEDAEAEVRVEKIPSSKGFSVDHSSFTIQPESSFSLTITWTPAEEGGIRELIVFNANGVLKHQAVMLGRAEALKKKKKSLWDTIKNKKEGGKVAAPRGKRTEPPLKMAANKTFQVSREPRYKRDKPRSPLASLNEGKAIRERSLTKQSPVDHHRSRTSEELKASNPKLRPQSLLSDQENIYHIQRSSPVVLLVPAAKLRDASASPEVLGIKPENKDITKILNQTLSPIGTPERFKKLMPRIQTESPLSATGRSDDDDTSELPGTPALSLKDALALIDSDLSFTITSPPGNSSSCVLSDSLESKSGTGSRGPDRHLLKALPDSPEVAESNEPRLTFFVSNKVVADEEMVKKTSFTSATVIKSKAPTEENSLSGRKIKKSRRRLLEKTLELSDSSGQCESGTGTPKLPVIDPDTGSTGSSRLCDDTHQMPEFISSSPTPGFYGSNTPITFPITSPPSTAPTRFSFSLTSPPPPAVVPASISFTLTSPSPSSCPLRRDLSSSPDVHEQRPAAAAPPSTQEDSFPVHVAVNSKKRKSEEYLRSDVKVQEAVKPDRVKRSKVVAAKTESSRSVQERSASQRQQRRTAGSVRSTSSLQSSRSVVPVPAKRPSSKHTPRVAPSLKSASSVRTAKVVAVAQSKLTFVKPLQTAIPRHPMPFAAKNMFFDERWLEKQERGFTWWINYVLTPDDFKVNTEVAKVSAVSLAMGNDNNFSVPKAPTKEEMSFSTYTARRKLNRLRRSACQLFTSDAMSKAIQRLEVEVEAKRLLVRKDRHLWKDIGERKKLLNWLLSYNPLWLRIGLETIYGELISLESNSDALGLAMFILQRLLWNPDIAAEFRHLKVPHLYKDGHEEALSRFTLKKLLLLVCFLDKAKESRLIEHDPCLFCVDAEFKASKDLLLAFSRDFLSGEGILPRHLGYLGLPVSHVQKPLDEFNFAVKNLAGDLKCGIRLVRVMELLIQDWSLSAKLRLPAISRLQKIHNVDVALQVLKSRNVDLKDEHGSIIDSRDVVDGHREKTLGLLWKIIFAFHVEVILDEEQLRDEIGFLRRALRTKRRLVSLRADRGLQPSPVKTRSPYENSSTKITLLMDWTRAVCDFYGLKVDNFTVAFSDGRVLCYLIHHYHPGLLPGEAVSQGTTQTVECSPRGRLELSCSASDSDSSFDSPLTGLNGPDSPSVEFKELLDNEKNNFRLVNTAVAFLGGVPAMINPADMSNTIPNEKVVMSYLTFLCARLLDLRNETRAARVIQGAWRKYRLKKDLQLYKERNMAAVKIQSLVRTFLQKRRAARQNRAAVVIQSVWRGYAARNRMRLRREAQLRALQREAATVIQAQWRMFSAMRTYHRLRYYTIVVQAQWRMRRAADAYGRIYWAATVLQKHSRAAALARRDRESYLSLRTAAVKLQRGYRRWKAQKTEKENQAAKVIQAVFKKWNKEKIAQRTAAAVRIQSWYRAQRSLHQYREFKRCTLLIQAQYRGRAQRRRFEMLKLQHRGATIIQSAFRGHAVRKQVAKMRCAAVVIQCWFRATVQRDVQRQTFVKMRRAAVTIQAAYRGKVAREFVQKQQKAATVIQAAFRRYAAQRRYLAVRKAATVIQQKYRAAVLARERMKDFKALKNAALIVQAHWRGRADRKRIENRQKCAALIQAYYRRHRARAEYRSKKAAAVAIQRHYRACVAGKETRKSYLHMRAACVSLQAAFRGTRVRTELKTKHQAATVIQRSVRMFICRKRYVLLLSASIIIQSRYRALMLGRTQRNEYRQLKQAAVNIQAVYRGFRVREELKKRHNAARAIQAQFRMYRMRMAYLAAKCAAFIIQERYRAKRLRDREFHKYRSMKSAAVVVQAAYRGHVARRKVTEMHRAATVIQRKFLAVRDRNRFLAIKTAALVCQRRHRAATLARKDRLDYLSKRRAAVCLQAAYRGYEVRKQLRIQHRAAVTIQSHFRQYQQRSRYRRLRWAASVLQAHHRANKEMRQEMLNLCAKRKAALLLQAAFRGMKCRRVIKQSHRAAGVIQRAYRAHCEHRKYLTLKCSVLAVQRRYRATAAAKKQMQKYQKMQRAAVILQAAYRGQQVRQEVARWHQAATVIQSVFRKHREEVKFQAMRLSAIIIQRHYRSRVLQRKERERFLQVRRSAVVLQAAFRGHRVRRNISEMHKAATVIQANVRRHKQQSALRRRRWAACVLQQRFRAQRQKDLDVRHYHEVREAAIKLQAAYRGMKSRALIKQSHQSAIVIQRAYRAHCEHRNYLTLKCSVLAVQRRYRATVAAKDQMQKYRKLQRAAVYLQAAYRGQQVRQEVARWHQAATVIQSVFRKHREEVKFQAMRLSAIIIQRLYRSRVLQRRDTERFLQVRRSAVVLQAAFRGHRVRRNIFKMHKAATVIQANFRRHKQQSAFRRRRWAACVLQQRFRAQRQKDLDVRHYHEVREAAIKLQAAYRGMKSRALIKQSHRAAGVIQRAYRAHCEHRKYLKFKLSVLTIQRKYRATITAKAQRTRYLELRRAAVILQAAHRGQQVRQEVARWHQAATVIQSVFRKHREEVKFQAMRLSAIIIQRHYRSRVLQRKERERFLQVRRSAVVLQAAFRGHRVRRNIFKMHKAATVIQANFRRHKQQSALRRRRWAACVLQQRFRAQRQKDLDVRHYHEVREAAIVLQAAYRGMKSRALIKQSHQSAIVIQRAYRAHCEHRKYLTLKSSVLAVQRRYRATVAAKDQMQKYQKMQRAAVILQAAHRGQQVRQEVARWHQAATVIQSVFRKHREEVKFQAMRLSAIIIQRHYRSRVLQRRDTERFLQVRRSAVVLQAAFRGHRVRRNIFKMHKAATVIQANFRRHKQQSAFRRRRWAACVLQQRFRAQRQKDLDVRHYHEVREAAIVLQAAYRGMKSRAIIKQSHRAAGVIQRAYRAHCEHRNYLKFKLSVLTIQRKYRATVTAKAQRTRYLELRRAAVILQAAHRGQQVRQEVARWHQAATVIQSVFRKHREEVKFQAMRLSAIIIQRHYRSRVLQKTDREMFLKKKQSTVVLQAALRGWRVRREISRQNQAASIIQSCWRGSVQRRIFKRKREAAVTLQRRIRAVQRGKEEKNNYIRTRRAAITLQRCGRAWIARRQALEAATAGRRLRFTSAVFHHLSATKIQRALRAHRALESAKRHIHCVVTVQRWVRARQQRRRYLEDRRKVVTAQRAVRCWLARRHRAASVIQQAARKFLLLRRQRRVQQGIVKAQALWRGHRSRRLNDNPKLVKLRNRLRQVSAAVREEDKLCNKTSSALDYLLRYKHFSYILEALKNLETATRLSPECCERLVESGATNVIFTLIRCCNRSVPCMDVITFSIQILLNLSKYHKTIEAVYSVENSVETLLDLLQRYREKAGDKVAEKGGSIFTKACFLLALLLQDKRRAVEVMKLPKVLERIRSIYRLTARKQKMDAERTVIKQKMNASINGSFFVQATPRKSKPAPKFAPDWVLRKDKLKDIVDPLRAIQMVADTLSIVL from the exons ATGGCGGAAACCTCCAGTTCGGCGCGGCGAGGGTTTCTGGAGATCAGCCCGGGGAGGAGAGGCGACGCTGACAAGGAGAACCACGTCCCGGTTCTGAGTCTCATCCAGTTTTCCAAAGCTCCCTTCGTCGCGTTAGGGGCCGTGAAGCTCGGGACCTCCAGGTCGGTGGTGCTGCGGGTGGAGAACCCGGCAGAAGATGCGGAGGCCGAGGTCAGAGTGGAGAAGATCCCGTCGAGCAAAGGCTTCTCTGTGGACCACAGCTCCTTCACCATCCAG CCTGAGTCCTCGTTCAGTCTGACGATAACCTGGACTCCAGCAGAGGAAGGTGGGATCAGAGAGCTCATCGTCTTCAACGCCAACGGGGTCCTCAAGCACCAGGCTGTGATGCTGGGGAGAGCCGAGgccttgaaaaagaaaaag aaaaGCTTATGGGacacaatcaaaaacaaaaaggaaggaggaaagGTTGCTGCCCCGCGAGGAAAGAGAACGGAGCCCCCGCTGAAGATGGCGGCCAACAAAACCTTCCAAGTGTCCCGAGAGCCGCGGTATAAACGGGACAAGCCACGCAGCCCACTCGCTTCGCTCAACGAGGGCAAAGCCATCCGAGAGAGGTCGCTCACGAAGCAGAGTCCCGTCGACCATCATCGCTCTCGCACATCGGAGGAGCTCAAGGCTTCAAACCCCAAACTGAGGCCACAGTCTCTCTTGTCGGACCAGGAGAACATCTATCACATCCAGAGGAGCTCTCCCGTCGTCCTGCTCGTCCCAGCCGCGAAGCTGAGGGACGCGTCCGCCAGCCCAGAGGTCTTGGGGATcaaacctgaaaacaaagatattaCCAAAATACTGAACCAGACACTTTCACCCATCGGGACACCAGAGAGGTTCAAGAAACTCATGCCTCGTATTCAGACAGAAAGCCCTCTTTCTGCCACAGGAAGGTCTGATGACGATGATACCAGCGAGTTACCTGGAACCCCAGCTCTGTCTCTGAAAGATGCACTGGCCCTCATTGACTCTGATCTGAGCTTCACCATCACCAGTCCTCCAGGCAATAGTTCCAGCTGTGTCCTGTCAGATTCACTGGAATCCAAGAGTGGGACCGGCAGCAGAGGACCCGACAGACATCTCCTCAAAGCGTTACCGGACAGCCCCGAGGTGGCCGAGTCAAATGAGCCGAGACTGACCTTCTTTGTCAGCAACAAGGTCGTCGCGGACGAAGAAATGGTAAAAAAGACGTCTTTCACTTCTGCCACAGTGATCAAGAGCAAAGCACCGACGGAGGAAAACAGTCTGAGTGGAAGGAAAATCAAGAAGTCCAGGCGGCGGCTCTTGGAGAAAACGCTGGAGCTCTCTGACAGCAGCGGTCAGTGTGAGTCGGGGACAGGTACACCTAAACTTCCTGTTATAGATCCCGACACAGGAAGTACAGGAAGCAGCCGTCTGTGCGACGACACGCATCAAATGCCAGAGTTCATCTCTTCCAGCCCGACTCCAGGATTCTATGGCTCGAACACACCCATCACCTTCCCCATCACCTCCCCTCCATCCACGGCTCCCACTcgcttctccttctccctcacctccccacctcctcctgcagtcGTCCCCGCTTCCatttctttcactctcacctCTCCGTCACCCTCGTCTTGTCCCCTTCGCCGCGACCTCTCATCAAGCCCTGATGTGCACGAGCAGCGTCCAGCGGCCGCCGCGCCTCCGTCCACCCAGGAAGACTCATTTCCCGTTCACGTGGCAGTGAACAGCaagaagaggaagagtgagGAGTATCTGAGGAGCGACGTGAAGGTGCAGGAGGCGGTGAAGCCTGACAGGGTCAAGAGGAGCAAAGTGGTGGCAGCAAAAACTGAGTCCTCAAGATCAGTGCAGGAGAGAAGTGCATCACAGAGGCAACAGCGGAGAACAGCCG GTTCAGTTCGCTCAACGTCGTCTCTGCAGAGCTCACGGTCCGTGGTTCCCGTCCCGGCCAAGCGACCGAGCTCCAAACACACCCCACGAG TTGCACCGTCTCTAAAATCTGCTTCATCTGTGAGGACGGCAAAAGTTGTTGCTGTTGCGCAGTCAAAGCTGACGTTCGTTAAGCCGCTGCAAACAG ccATACCGAGGCACCCGATGCCTTTCGCTGCCAAGAACATGTTCTTTGACGAGAGGTGGCTTGAGAAGCAGGAGAGGGGATTCACGTGGTGGATCAACTACGTCCTCACCCCCGACGACTTCAAAGTCAACACCGAAGTTGCTAAAG TGAGCGCCGTGTCCCTGGCGATGGGCAACGACAACAACTTCAGTGTGCCCAAAGCTCCCACCAAGGAGGAGATGTCTTTCAGCACCTACACGGCCCGACGGAAGCTGAACCGCCTCCGTCGCTCAGCCTGCCAGCTGTTCACGTCCGACGCCATGTCGAAGGCCATTCAGAGGCTGGAGGTGGAAGTGGAGGCCAAGCGGCTGCTCGTCCGAAAGGACCGCCATCTTTGGAAGGACATCG GTGAACGCAAAAAATTGCTCAACTGGCTTCTCTCCTACAATCCGCTGTGGTTGCGGATCGGCCTTGAG ACAATCTACGGGGAGTTGATCTCGCTGGAGAGCAACAGTGACGCCTTGGGTCTGGCCATGTTCATCCTCCAGCGGCTGCTCTGGAATCCAGACATCGCTGCAGAGTTCAGACACCTCAAAGTGCCTCACCTCTACAAAGACG GCCACGAGGAGGCGCTGTCTCGCTTTACGCTGAAgaagctgctcctgctggttTGTTTCCTGGACAAGGCCAAAGAGTCTCGGCTGATCGAGCACGACCCCTGTCTGTTCTGTGTGGACGCAGAGTTCAAG GCGAGTAAGGACCTGCTCCTGGCGTTCTCCAGAGACTTCCTGAGCGGAGAGGGAATTCTCCCCCGGCACCTCGGCTACCTCGGGCTGCCCGTGTCCCACGTCCAGAAGCCGCTGGACGAGTTCAACTTTGCCGTGAAGAATCTGGCGGGGGACTTGAAATGTGGCATTCGTCTTGT GCGTGTGATGGAGCTCCTCATCCAGGACTGGAGTCTGTCGGCGAAGCTCCGCCTGCCGGCCATCAGCCGCCTGCAGAAGATCCACAACGTGGACGTCGCTCTGCAAGTGCTCAAAAGCAGAAACGTCGACCTCAAGGACGAACATG gATCCATCATTGACTCCAGAGATGTGGTTGatggacacagagagaagacgCTGGGTCTCCTGTGGAAGATCATCTTTGCATTTCAC GtggaggtgattttggacgaggAGCAGCTGCGAGACGAGATCGGCTTCCTGAGGAGAGCGCTGAGGACCAAACGGAGGCTGGTGTCCCTGAGGGCCGACCGGGGCCTTCAGCCGAGTCCCGTGAAGACGAGGTCGCCGTACGAGAACAGCAGCACCAAGATCACCCTGCTGATGGACTGGACCCGCGCCGTCTGTGACTTCTACGGTCTGAAG gtggACAACTTCACTGTGGCGTTCTCGGACGGCCGCGTCCTCTGCTACCTCATCCACCACTATCACCCCGGTCTCCTGCCAGGGGAGGCTGTCAGTCAAGGCACCACACAGACCGTGGAGTGCTCACCGAGGGGCCGCCTGGAGCTCAGCTGCTCAGCCAGCGACTCCGACAGCTCCTTTGACTCGCCGCTGACAGGCCTGAacg GCCCAGATTCTCCATCAGTGGAATTTAAAGAGCTGCTGGACAATGAGAAGAACAACTTCAGACTGGTCAACACCGCCGTGGCTTTCCTGGGCGGCGTCCCCGCCATGATCAACCCGGCTGACATGTCCAACACCATCCCCAACGAGAAG GTGGTGATGTCTTACCTGACCTTCTTATGCGCTCGTCTGCTCGACCTGCGGAACGAAACCAGAGCCGCTCGGGTCATTCAGGGCGCTTGGAGGAAATACAGGCTGAAGAAAGATCTGCAGCTCTACAAG GAAAGAAACATGGCAGCTGTGAAGATCCAGTCGCTTGTGAGGACTTTTCTCCAGAAGCGCAGAGCTGCGAGGCAGAATCGAGCCGCTGTCGTCATCCAGTCCGTCTGGAGGGGTTACGCGGCCCGCAACAGGATGAGGCTGCGGAGGGAGGCTCAGCTCCGGGCTCTGCAGCGCGAAGCAGCAACTGTCATCCAG GCTCAGTGGAGGATGTTTTCAGCTATGAGGACTTACCATCGCCTCAGATACTACACCATTGTTGTCCAAGCACAATGGCGAATGAGGAGGGCGGCCGATGCTTATGGAAGAATCTACTGGGCGGCGACCGTCCTTCAGAAGCACTCACGAGCGGCGGCGCTGGCGCGAAGGGATCGGGAGAGTTATCTCTCCCTGAGAACTGCAGCGGTGAAATTACAGAGAGGCTACAGAAGATGGAAGGCCcagaaaacagagaaggaaaaCCAGGCTGCCAAAGTGATACAAGCTGTGTTTAAGAAATGGAACAAGGAGAAAATAGCCCAAAGAAcggctgctgctgtcagaatCCAGTCGTGGTACAGAGCGCAGAGGAGTCTCCATCAATACAGAGAGTTTAAAAGATGCACTTTACTCATTCAAGCTCAGTACAGAGGTCGCGCACAGAGGCGGCGCTTCGAGATGTTGAAGCTACAGCACCGCGGGGCTACCATCATCCAGAGCGCCTTCAGAGGGCACGCCGTCAGGAAGCAGGTGGCAAAGATGAGATGTGCTGCAGTCGTTATTCAGTGTTGGTTCAGGGCCACCGTGCAGAGAGACGTGCAGAGACAAACGTTTGTGAAGATGAGACGTGCTGCCGTTACCATACAGGCGGCTTATCGTGGAAAGGTGGCTCGGGAGTTCGTGCAAAAACAGCAGAAGGCAGCAACGGTAATCCAGGCGGCTTTTCGCAGATACGCGGCCCAAAGGCGCTACCTCGCCGTGAGAAAAGCCGCCACTGTGATACAGCAAAAATACAGAGCTGCGGTTTTGGCCCGTGAGAGAATGAAGGATTTCAAGGCTCTTAAGAACGCTGCACTCATTGTACAAGCTCACTGGAGGGGCAGAGCCGACAGGAAGAGGATAGAGAATCGTCAGAAGTGTGCAGCTCTGATACAGGCTTATTACCGTCGACACAGAGCTCGAGCAGAGTACAGGTCAAAGAAAGCAGCTGCTGTCGCCATCCAGCGTCACTACAGAGCTTGTGTGGCTGGAAAGGAGACGAGGAAGTCGTACCTGCACATGCGAGCGGCCTGCGTCTCTCTTCAAGCTGCGTTCAGAGGCACGAGGGTCAGGACGGAGCTGAAGACAAAGCACCAGGCAGCGACTGTCATCCAGCGTTCAGTTAGGATGTTTATATGTAGGAAAAGATATGTTCTCCTGCTGAGTGCATCGATTATCATTCAGAGTCGATACAGAGCTCTAATGCTCGGCAGGACGCAGCGAAATGAGTACAGGCAGCTGAAGCAGGCCGCCGTAAACATTCAAGCTGTCTACCGGGGATTTAGAGTCAGAGAGGAACTGAAGAAGAGGCACAACGCTGCCAGAGCAATTCAAGCTCAGTTCAGGATGTACAGAATGCGTATGGCTTACCTTGCAGCCAAGTGCGCTGCCTTCATTATCCAGGAGCGCTACAGAGCCAAGAGGCTCCGGGACAGAGAGTTTCACAAGTACAGATCGATGAAATCTGCGGCCGTGGTCGTACAGGCGGCGTATCGTGGTCACGTGGCCAGGAGGAAGGTCACAGAGATGCACCGAGCTGCTACAGTCATTCAAAGGAAGTTCCTCGCAGTTCGGGATAGAAATAGGTTTCTGGCAATTAAGACGGCAGCTCTGGTTTGTCAGCGGAGGCACAGAGCAGCGACCCTGGCGAGAAAAGACCGTCTGGACTATCTGTCAAAACGCAGGGCAGCCGTTTGTCTGCAGGCGGCCTACAGGGGATATGAGGTCAGAAAGCAGCTGCGTATCCAGCACAGAGCAGCCGTGACAATTCAGTCTCACTTCCGACAGTACCAGCAGAGAAGCCGCTACAGGAGGCTACGCTGGGCTGCCAGTGTACTGCAAGCACATCACAGAGCCAATAAAGAAATGAGGCAGGAGATGCTCAACCTTTGTGCCAAGAGAAAAGCCGCTCTTCTCCTACAAGCTGCCTTCAGAGGAATGAAATGCAGACGAGTCATCAAACAAAGTCACCGTGCAGCTGGTGTTATCCAGAGAGCTTACAGAGCCCACTGTGAGCACAGGAAGTATCTAACGCTAAAATGCTCTGTCCTCGCCGTACAGCGGAGGTATCGAGCAACTGCAGCAgctaaaaaacaaatgcaaaaataccaaaaaatGCAGAGAGCAGCCGTCATCCTTCAGGCAGCCTACAGAGGTCAGCAGGTCAGACAGGAAGTTGCTCGCTGGCATCAGGCTGCCACCGTGATTCAGTCTGTGTTCAGAAAGCACAGAGAGGAAGTCAAATTCCAGGCCATGCGACTGTCTGCCATCATCATCCAGAGACACTACCGCTCCCGTGTTCTtcagagaaaggaaagagaacGCTTCCTGCAAGTGAGACGTTCTGCTGTTGTTCttcaggcagctttcagagGTCATCGTGTGAGACGCAACATCTCTGAGATGCACAAGGCAGCAACCGTCATTCAAGCAAACGTCAGGAGACACAAACAGCAGTCAGCCTTGAGGAGAAGACGCTGGGCAGCCTGTGTCTTACAGCAGAGGTTCAGagctcagagacagaaagaccTGGACGTCAGACATTATCATGAGGTCAGAGAAGCTGCCATTAAGTTACAGGCTGCTTATCGAGGAATGAAATCCAGAGCACTCATCAAACAAAGTCATCAGTCTGCCATTGTTATCCAGAGAGCTTACAGAGCCCACTGTGAGCACAGGAACTATCTAACTCTAAAATGCTCTGTCCTCGCTGTACAGCGGAGGTATCGAGCAACTGTAGCAGCAAAAGATCAGatgcaaaaatacagaaaactgCAGAGAGCAGCCGTCTATCTTCAGGCAGCCTACAGAGGTCAGCAGGTCAGACAGGAAGTTGCTCGCTGGCATCAGGCCGCCACCGTGATTCAGTCtgtgttcagaaaacacagagaggaagtcaAATTCCAGGCTATGAGACTGTCCGCCATCATCATCCAGAGACTATACCGCTCCCGTGTTCTTCAGAGACGAGACACAGAACGCTTCCTGCAAGTGAGACGTTCTGCTGTTGTTCttcaggcagctttcagagGTCATCGTGTGAGACGCAACATCTTCAAGATGCACAAGGCAGCAACCGTCATTCAAGCAAACTTCCGGAGACACAAACAGCAGTCAGCCTTCAGGAGAAGACGCTGGGCAGCCTGTGTCTTACAGCAGAGGTTCAGagctcagagacagaaagaccTGGACGTCAGACATTATCATGAGGTCAGAGAAGCTGCCATTAAGTTACAGGCTGCTTATCGAGGAATGAAATCCAGAGCACTCATCAAACAAAGTCACCGTGCAGCTGGTGTTATCCAGAGAGCTTACAGAGCCCACTGTGAGCACAGGAAGTATCTGAAGTTTAAGTTGTCCGTCCTCACCATTCAGAGAAAATATCGGGCAACCATCACAGCTAAAGCACAACGAACACGTTACCTGGAGCTGCGCAGGGCAGCCGTCATCCTTCAGGCAGCTCACAGAGGTCAGCAGGTCAGACAGGAAGTTGCTCGCTGGCATCAGGCCGCCACCGTGATTCAGTCtgtgttcagaaaacacagagaggaagtcaAATTCCAGGCTATGAGACTGTCCGCCATCATCATCCAGAGACACTACCGCTCCCGTGTTCTtcagagaaaggaaagagaacGCTTCCTGCAAGTGAGACGTTCTGCTGTTGTTCttcaggcagctttcagagGTCATCGTGTGAGACGCAACATCTTCAAGATGCACAAGGCAGCAACCGTCATTCAAGCAAACTTCCGGAGACACAAACAGCAGTCAGCCTTGAGGAGAAGACGCTGGGCAGCCTGTGTCTTACAGCAGAGGTTCAGagctcagagacagaaagaccTGGACGTCAGACATTATCATGAGGTCAGAGAAGCTGCCATCGTGTTACAGGCTGCTTATCGAGGAATGAAATCCAGAGCACTCATCAAACAAAGTCATCAGTCTGCCATTGTTATCCAGAGAGCTTACAGAGCCCACTGTGAGCACAGGAAGTATCTAACTCTAAAATCCTCTGTCCTCGCCGTACAGCGGAGGTATCGAGCAACTGTAGCAGCAAAAGATCAGAtgcaaaaataccaaaaaatGCAGAGAGCAGCCGTCATCCTTCAGGCAGCCCACAGAGGTCAGCAGGTCAGACAGGAAGTTGCTCGCTGGCATCAGGCCGCCACCGTGATTCAGTCtgtgttcagaaaacacagagaggaagtcaAATTCCAGGCTATGAGACTGTCCGCCATCATCATCCAGAGACACTACCGCTCCCGTGTTCTTCAGAGACGAGACACAGAACGCTTCCTGCAAGTGAGACGTTCTGCTGTTGTTCttcaggcagctttcagagGTCATCGTGTGAGACGCAACATCTTCAAGATGCACAAGGCAGCAACCGTCATTCAAGCAAACTTCAGGAGACACAAACAGCAGTCAGCCTTCAGGAGAAGACGCTGGGCAGCCTGTGTCTTACAGCAGAGGTTCAGagctcagagacagaaagaccTGGATGTCAGACATTATCATGAGGTCAGAGAAGCTGCCATCGTGTTACAGGCTGCTTATCGAGGAATGAAATCCAGAGCAATCATCAAACAAAGTCACCGTGCAGCTGGTGTTATCCAGAGAGCTTACAGAGCCCACTGTGAGCACAGGAACTATCTGAAGTTTAAGTTGTCCGTCCTCACCATTCAGAGAAAATATCGGGCAACCGTCACAGCTAAAGCACAACGAACACGTTACCTGGAGCTGCGCAGGGCAGCCGTCATCCTTCAGGCAGCTCACAGAGGTCAGCAGGTCAGACAGGAGGTTGCTCGCTGGCATCAGGCCGCCACCGTGATTCAGTCTGTGTTCAGAAAGCACAGAGAAGAAGTCAAATTCCAGGCTATGAGACTGTCGGCCATCATCATCCAGAGACACTACCGCTCCCGTGTTCTtcagaagacagacagagaaatgttcctgaaaaagaaacaatccaCCGTTGTCCTCCAGGCTGCACTTCGAGGCTGGAGAGTCAGGAGGGAAATTAGCCGTCAAAATCAAGCTGCCTCCATCATCCAGTCGTGCTGGAGAGGTTCAGTGCAGAGGCGTATCttcaagaggaagagggaggcagCTGTGACACTTCAGCGCAGGATTCGGGCTGTTCAGCGAGGCAAAGAGGAGAAGAACAACTACATCCGAACGAGGCGAGCTGCCATCACACTTCAGAGATGCGGCAGAGCCTGGATTGCAAGACGACAG gCACTGGAGGCGGCCACGGCAGGGAGGAGGCTCCGCTTTACATCGGCGGTCTTCCATCACCTCAGTGCCACGAAGATCCAACGAGCGCTGAGAGCTCACCGGGCTCTGGAGTCGGCTAAGAGACATATTCATTGTGTCGTCACCGTACAG cgATGGGTGAGAGcgaggcagcagaggagacggTATCTGGAGGACCGGAGGAAGGTGGTTACAGCCCAGCGAGCGGTCAGGTGCTGGTTGGCCCGTCGCCACAGAGCTGCGTCCGTCATCCAGCAGGCCGCCAGGAAATTCCTCCTTCTCCGGCGCCAGAGGAGGGTTCAGCAGGGGATTGTCAAAGCTCAG GCTCTGTGGAGAGGACACCGCTCCCGCCGACTGAATGACAATCCCAAGCTGGTGAAGTTGCGAAACCGCCTCCGCCAAGTGTCCGCGGCcgtcagagaggaggacaaactGTGCAACAAGACGTCGTCCGCACTCGACTACCTCCTGCGATACAAACACTTCTCTTACATCCTGGAGGCTCTGAAGAACCTGG agaCCGCCACCAGGCTGTCACCAGAGTGCTGCGAGCGGCTGGTGGAGAGCGGAGCCACCAACGTCATCTTCACGCTCATCCGCTGCTGCAACCGCAGCGTCCCCTGCATGGAC